DNA sequence from the Nodosilinea sp. FACHB-141 genome:
GACAAACGCCAAACTCACCGGAGCCGCATTCAGCACCAGTTTGCCCTGCATGATGCGAGAAATGTCGAGCAGGTCGTCGATGAGTTGGCACTGAAGTTTGGCGTTGCGCTCGATCGTAGCCAAAGCTTCAGCCGTTCTCACTGGGTCTAGCTTGCCACCGCGCAGCAGTCTGGCCCAGCCCAAGATCGGGTTGAGCGGCGACCTGAGTTCATGGGAAAGCACAGCTAAAAATTCATCTTTAAGTCGGTTTGTCCGTTCGGCGGCTTCACGGGCGGCTTGTTCTTGCTCTAGCAGTTGCTCTCGTTCTTGCTCGACTTGCAGGCGCTCAGTAATGTCTGTGTTGGTACCAAACCAGCGCAAAATGTTCCCTGCTGCATCTCTAACGGGGACGGCGCGCGACAGAAACCAGCCGTAGGTGCCGTCTTGGCTGCGCAGCGGAAAGGTGTCCTCCCATTCTTTGCCAGCTTCAACGCAGTGGCGAAAATGCTCGACTACGCGATCGACGTGTTCTGGATGATGAACCTGTTGCCAACCCCAGCCCTGCATTGATTCAAGGGTGGTACCGGTATACTCAAACCAGCGGCGGTTGTACCAAAAGATTGAGCCGGTTTGATCTGCCATCCAAGCAAACTGCGACATCTGATCAGCTAGCATCCGAAAGCGTTCTTCACTTTCCCGCAGGTTCTTCTCCGCCTGTTTGCGATGGGTGATATCTCGGGACACGCCAGCGACGGCTTCGACTGCACCGTCCACGTCGAAAAGCGGCACAAAAACATATTCATAGTGACCTGAACCTGATGCATTAGTGAAGGCTGTTTCATCTTTAAGGGGTTGGCGGGTCTCGACCACCTGTTGAAGCTGAGCGTGGATTTTGGTGGCTAAATCTGCCGGATAGTCATCTATTTCAAAGAGGGTTTTGCCTAGCACCTCGGTCGAGGTTTTTTGGAAGAGGTCAAGCAGCTGTGGATTGAAGTAGGTGAAGCGTCCTGCGCAATCGAAGGTGTAAATGAAATCGGGGATGGAGGTGGCGATCGCATCAAACCGGTGTAGCTGTCGCTCTAGCTCGGCGGAGGTTTGCTGTAGAGCGACCTCGGCGCGGACGCGTTCCACGGCGGCCCAGGTGCGCTCGGCAACTTCTTCCACCAGAGCTATCTCATCCGGGGTCCATACCCGTGGCTCGGCGGCGTGAATGGCCAGCCCCGCCACAAACTCGCCGTGCTTGATCAGGGGAATGCCAATGTAAGACTCAATCTGGATGGCGGCATAGGCCGATCGCTGAGTTGCAGACAGGTGAGGGTCGGCCTGCACATCGGCTACGGCCACAGTGCGACCGGCGCGGTAGGCCGCCAGCAGCTTCGGCCCAAAGGAATCGATGGGGTAGCATCCGGCCAGGGCAGCGACACCGTTGACATAATCTTGCTCAACTACATAATCAGTCCCGCACACCTCAAAGTAGGCAACGCGGTTTGCGCCCAAGTGTTCGCCCAGCAAATAGCTGGCGGTGGCCTGCACCTCGACTGGGTCGGCCAGGGGGCGGAGCGCGTCGGTAAGAGAAACCCGGAAAGCATCAAACGCGGCGGTGCGTTGGAACAGTGCTTCGGCCTGCTTGCGATCGCTAATATTTTTGAAGATGATCGCCACTTTTCGCGCTTCTGGCTCACCCATGCGGCAGGCATACACATCAAACCAGCGATCGCCGAGGGTTTTGGAGCTATTTTCAAACCGAGTGGCTTCACCCGTCAGCGCAACTCGACCGTAAAGCTCAATCCAGTGCTCTTCTAGATTGAGCTGACGCGCTGTTTTACCGACGGCGTGTTGTAGTCCGGTTTGTTGTTCAAACATTGGGTTGACTTCTAAAACGCGGTAGTCGCTCGGCGTGCCGTGAGCATCGAGCAGAACTTCAACCACACAAAAGCCTTCATCGATCGACTCAAACAGCGTCCGATAGCGTTCCTCAGATTGGCGCAGGGCAGCGGCAGTTTGAATTTGCTCGGTGACATTTGTGAAATAGATGGTAATCCCATTGGCGGCTGGGTAGGAGCGAACGTGGTACCAGCGATCGTGGTCAGGGTAAAACGCTGTGAGTGATTCGGCCACGCGATCGCGCATCACGCGCCGATGCATCTCCTCCAGTTGGCTGCCCGCCAAACCCGGAAATTCTTCCCAAAAATCTTTTCCAGTCAAATCGCCAGGAGCATATCCTAGAAGCGTTTCAGCCGTTGGATTGACATAGATAAACTGCCAGTTTTGATCCAGGGCAACAAAAGCATCACTGATACTCGCCAAAATGTTTCGGCTCTGCTCTTCACTCTGGCGCAATATTTGCTCTGCCTGTTTGCGATCGCTAACATCTCGTGAAACAACCAGCAACTGCTTCGGCTGGCCCGAACCATCCAAAATGGGGGTCACCACCACCTCCCACCATTTCGGGGTTCCCTTCAAAGTGGGGCAATATCCACTAAACTGACCTGTTCCCCCGGCCTGCGCCGTTGTTACAGCCTGAGCAGCCTTCGGTCGATCGGAGACTTGCCAAAACTCAACCCAAACGGTGCCAACTAAAGGAGTGCAGTCTTCAACCTCCATTAGACAGCGCCCTGGACCATTCATTGAGAGCAGGCAGCCGTCGAGATCGAGGATTTTGATACAGTCAACACTGCTCTCAAAAATGCTGTGGTTAAAGGCTTCGCTCTCTTTCAAGGCTTGCTGAGACTGCAAGGCTAGCCCTGCCTCCTGACAGAGATGCATACTCTGCAACGCCGCCGCCGCAAACCCTGCCAGACTTGTCGACAAGCGTAGATCTTCACGATCAAACGGTCGCTGCTCGGTGTGTGTGAGCAGCCAAAGGGTGCCAAGCGGCTGATTCTGACCGCAGATCGGTACCAGCAGGGCCTCAACAATAGGAAGCGGCGACTGCCCCAGGTCGGCAAAATAGCGCTCGGGACGGGCATAGAGTTGTGGTTGCCCACAACGCGCCGCCATGCTCCAGGGGCTGAAGTCGTTGAGCGCTGCCGTTTGTGCCCCAGCCCCTAGAGCACCAGCGATCGCCACCCAGCGAAACCCTAGAGAGCCATCGGGGAGGGTTTCCTGCAAGCTCACGCCCACCGTGTCAGCTGGGCAAAGCTCTTTAATAGTCTGCACCAGGGTTTCGAGCCTTGACTGCGGGTCGCCGGTCAGCTGTTGAGCGAGCGTAGCAAAGGCTTGGTTTTCAGCTCCTAGGTCTGGCTGTCTGGCTGCTCGATCTGCTAGCGCTGCGGTGATTAGAACATCTGCTTCGGTTAACACTGAAGTACGCTTTTGGGGTAACCCATGATTGGCCAGAACAGAATGACTTGGGGGGCGGTCAATCATAGCGTCTCTGTCCTCAGCTTGAGCAATATTTGATTGATGGATCTAGGCCGCGGTCGCCCCTATCGTTTCGCTTAGGCTTAGATTGCTTTAGGGCCACAGGTAACAGCTGGATTTATCCCTCTCTTCAACGATTTGTGCTCTGCGCTGAAACGCTCAACTGGGTGATAATCTCAACCGGCCAGCGTGCAAACCGCTGCCGAGGCGATCGCATGAAAAGATTGGCAAGCCAGGACTGCGGAGCGTATTTGTGATTCGATTCATCGCAAACCCGTTTGACCCTAGCTTAGGCATTCCCACAGATGTACCACAGCATTAGACGATCTTGACACCCCCTACCGGTGGGTGCCTGCGAAAAGAATAAGGTTAAGGGCGAATTGGGTAGATTCATACCCGGATTTGGCAACGCCCTTTAGCCTTTGCGCCCAGCTATAGACCTATCAGGCTATGCGGTTGACTAGGCTAGCGAATTTCACTGCGACTCCTGATCGCATTTATAGCGGTTATCTCTTCCTTCTAGGTTGAGCTAACGCCTTTGGCTACTGATTACATAAACCAGCAGAGTGCGCCTCAACCCAATAGGTTGGGGCGCACCTTAGTTAATCTTAGGGAAACGCCTTGCCCTGAAAGGGTTTCAGCCATGGTAGCTATAGTTTTGGCGGCAATTAACGGCAACCGCGTTGGGTGCGGCTCTGTCGTCGGCTCACCTGCTACCAAACGGCCAGGGTTCTTATAATCATAAATATACTGACCATTTAGCGTTTTGAAATTTTCCCCAGCTCGATCATGAGCAGCGCGCCGCCACTTGCAAAAGCGCCGCCTAGCATGCCTTGAGCCACCCGCATTCTGGGGGATTCGTTGAGGCAATACCCAGGTAGTGTCTGGGATTGGCTACAGGCCTGGTTTTTGGCACGCGCCGCGCCACCGCCCAAGAGGATACCGACCGAGAGCGCTAGGGTAGTGCCCCACAGCATGACATTTTTTTCGCGTTGAATAAACATTTCGGTAGTTGACAAACGGTTGGTTTAGCTTACCCAATTGCATCAACTTTTATAACGTGTGCCTGCTATTGGCCTATCAAAATTTTACTGAAACGCTGGGAACCGTGCTGGATAGGCAGTAGTAAGGCTGTTTATAGGGGTAAGGGCGATCGCCCTTGACTCGCCTCTGGCAGCAGGTTGGAGCTGTATCACCCCATGCTCTACAGCAGCGATTCTTGCAAAAGAGCCTGCTGAGATATTGGAATCTCAGCAGGCTCAATGCTCACGTATCAGGCAGAGCTCCAGAAACGAAGCTCTAGCTCAAGTAATGCTGTAGGTACAGCGTGCTACTCGACTAGCCAGCACTGGGGTTGAGGTCTATCATCTGGCCGGTATTGTAAGTGCCAACTGGGCTCCAGATGACGTAGGGAAGAAGGAGCAGGGCAGCATACCCAGAGATAGAAGAAACTATGAGCGTGAGCAGAACGCCTAAAACCACCCCTAGCCCACCCAGCACGGTGCCTACTTTCAGGCTTCTGAACCACAGGGTGGCAGGAATGTAGGCAACGGTAATAACCTCCACCAATAGATAGAGACCCATCAGCAGCCAGGTTTTAGAACTGCCAGGATCGTCCTGCCAAACGAAAGTGGCCGAGAGCGCTCCGCAGGCAAAAATCACCGTCCAAATCAGCGGGATGGCAGGTTCGAAGAAGAGCCACCTGGGGCGATCGAGGCGCTTTCCCCAGGAGATGTCTCGGGGTCTAATAAAACTGCTGCCCAGGGCAATGACGAAGGTTATTCCGCCAATGATCATCCAGCTCTCGTGCATTTTAAGGTCAGGTTTTGAACTGCATAAAATTTTTGAGGCTTTTTAAGCCTCATCTACCAACAGATTGTTCCAACTTTTTTCGCCGCCGCCGTCAGCCTTTGGTAGGAATTTACGATTCCTCGCAGGGTAATGAGGCTTCGGGAGATTGCAGTCAAACTAAGAGCTTTACTGCCTTGCCGCCTGCGGCAGAGCCGGAGCCAGAACTCGGTCGATCTCTTGCAATACTTCAGAACTGAGCTCAACCCCAGAAGCGGCGGCATTGTCGGCTACCTGTTCGGGGCGGCTGGCGCCGATAATGGCCGATGTCACCCGCCGATCGCGCAGAATCCAGGCGAGGGCCAGCTGGGCCATGGAAAGGTTGAGTCCTTGGGCGATGGGCTGAAGGTTCTGCACGGCGCTGAGAACGCGATCGCTCCTTAGCTCGCTCATAAACCCATTCATTTTGTCGTTAGCGGCGCGGGAATCGGCGGGTGGTGTGACCCCCGGCTTGTACTTACCGGTGAGCACTCCTTGGGCCAGAGGCGACCAGACAATCTGCCCAATACCGTGGTCAGCACAAAGGGGAAACACCTCGGCCTCGGGCTGCCGCCACAGCATAGAGTATTGGGGCTGGCTAGAGACAAACTTCTCTACGTTGGGCAGGTTCAGCGCCGCCTGAATCTGGGCGGGCTTCCATTCGCTAAAGCCGATATAGCGAGCCTTGCCCTGCTGCACCACCTCGGTGAGGGCGGCCATGGTTTCCTCTAGGGGCGTGTTGGGGTCGTAGCGATGGCACTGGTAGAGGTCGACATAGTCGGTGCCCAGGCGCTGCAACGAGGCGTCGATCTGTTTGTGAATTTGCGCTGCCGACAGCCCCTGGTCGCTTGGCGACATGGGGAAAAAGACCTTGGTGGCCAGCACGTAGGAGCTGCGATCGCGCCCCCGCAATACTTCCCCTAAAAACGACTCAGCGGCTCCGCGTCCGTAGACGTTGGCTGTGTCAATGAAATTAATACCAACATCAAAAGCCTTGTGCACACAGGCTTCTGCCTGCTGTCGCTCTACCCCGCCGCCGTAAGTCAACCATGACCCCAGAGCCAGTTCCGAGACGGTGAGGTCGCTATACCCCAGCTGCCGATATTTCATCTTTAATCTCCTTCATCAATCGAGTTGAGACAAAATTTAGAACCTTGGGCTTGAGCTGATTGGGCTAGTTGTCGGCTTTAACCGTCAACGTCTCTGGACTAACGAAGCTGGATATCAGCAGAACCCCCGCAAAACTTGGTCTGAGAGCGGGTTCAAATTATGCCAGCCGGCCTAACCGCCCCTCTGAGATAACGCTGAGGGGCAGGTAGGTCGGTAATTAGGTTCGTTTCCCAAATATGAGTTTGAGCAGCCAGTCCGATAGGCTGGGCACAGTGAGGTTGTCAAAGTCTCCCTTTACCTGCTCATAGCCCGGCATAGGCTCAAACAGACCGTCT
Encoded proteins:
- a CDS encoding PAS domain-containing protein, encoding MIDRPPSHSVLANHGLPQKRTSVLTEADVLITAALADRAARQPDLGAENQAFATLAQQLTGDPQSRLETLVQTIKELCPADTVGVSLQETLPDGSLGFRWVAIAGALGAGAQTAALNDFSPWSMAARCGQPQLYARPERYFADLGQSPLPIVEALLVPICGQNQPLGTLWLLTHTEQRPFDREDLRLSTSLAGFAAAALQSMHLCQEAGLALQSQQALKESEAFNHSIFESSVDCIKILDLDGCLLSMNGPGRCLMEVEDCTPLVGTVWVEFWQVSDRPKAAQAVTTAQAGGTGQFSGYCPTLKGTPKWWEVVVTPILDGSGQPKQLLVVSRDVSDRKQAEQILRQSEEQSRNILASISDAFVALDQNWQFIYVNPTAETLLGYAPGDLTGKDFWEEFPGLAGSQLEEMHRRVMRDRVAESLTAFYPDHDRWYHVRSYPAANGITIYFTNVTEQIQTAAALRQSEERYRTLFESIDEGFCVVEVLLDAHGTPSDYRVLEVNPMFEQQTGLQHAVGKTARQLNLEEHWIELYGRVALTGEATRFENSSKTLGDRWFDVYACRMGEPEARKVAIIFKNISDRKQAEALFQRTAAFDAFRVSLTDALRPLADPVEVQATASYLLGEHLGANRVAYFEVCGTDYVVEQDYVNGVAALAGCYPIDSFGPKLLAAYRAGRTVAVADVQADPHLSATQRSAYAAIQIESYIGIPLIKHGEFVAGLAIHAAEPRVWTPDEIALVEEVAERTWAAVERVRAEVALQQTSAELERQLHRFDAIATSIPDFIYTFDCAGRFTYFNPQLLDLFQKTSTEVLGKTLFEIDDYPADLATKIHAQLQQVVETRQPLKDETAFTNASGSGHYEYVFVPLFDVDGAVEAVAGVSRDITHRKQAEKNLRESEERFRMLADQMSQFAWMADQTGSIFWYNRRWFEYTGTTLESMQGWGWQQVHHPEHVDRVVEHFRHCVEAGKEWEDTFPLRSQDGTYGWFLSRAVPVRDAAGNILRWFGTNTDITERLQVEQEREQLLEQEQAAREAAERTNRLKDEFLAVLSHELRSPLNPILGWARLLRGGKLDPVRTAEALATIERNAKLQCQLIDDLLDISRIMQGKLVLNAAPVSLAFVISSAIETVQLAADARRVAIEVYSEPNVGQVAGDAGRLQQVVWNLLTNAVKFTPAGGRVDVRLTQVNHQAWLQVSDTGKGITPEFLPYVFEHFRQEDGATTRKFGGLGLGLAIAKQIVTLHGGKIWVESPGEDQGATFTVELPCLQTVPVEDVTNPIEVEADHLPLANLRVLIADDDADSREFVMFVVEQAGAEVTAVSSASQALQQLTTASFDLLLSDIGMPEMDGYELMRQVSQLQELGGQTPAAPALLLPKAIALTAYAGELNQQQALAVGFQGHITKPVEPDDLIKTIVAVISSN
- a CDS encoding TspO/MBR family protein, which translates into the protein MHESWMIIGGITFVIALGSSFIRPRDISWGKRLDRPRWLFFEPAIPLIWTVIFACGALSATFVWQDDPGSSKTWLLMGLYLLVEVITVAYIPATLWFRSLKVGTVLGGLGVVLGVLLTLIVSSISGYAALLLLPYVIWSPVGTYNTGQMIDLNPSAG
- a CDS encoding aldo/keto reductase family protein, producing MKYRQLGYSDLTVSELALGSWLTYGGGVERQQAEACVHKAFDVGINFIDTANVYGRGAAESFLGEVLRGRDRSSYVLATKVFFPMSPSDQGLSAAQIHKQIDASLQRLGTDYVDLYQCHRYDPNTPLEETMAALTEVVQQGKARYIGFSEWKPAQIQAALNLPNVEKFVSSQPQYSMLWRQPEAEVFPLCADHGIGQIVWSPLAQGVLTGKYKPGVTPPADSRAANDKMNGFMSELRSDRVLSAVQNLQPIAQGLNLSMAQLALAWILRDRRVTSAIIGASRPEQVADNAAASGVELSSEVLQEIDRVLAPALPQAARQ